A region of the Chloracidobacterium sp. genome:
GAGGCACCCGATTTTTCCCGCCTGTTGGTTTCTGAGTTTACGCTGACCGTTGGGGCGGCGCTCGATCTTGACCTCGTCCTGCGGGTCGGCAAAACGACCGAGGAGGAGGTGGTGCAGGCGGACAGTCAGGGCATTGAGCTATCCCGCACGTCGCTCGCAGAGACTGTCAACCAGCGCGCCATCAACAACTTGCCGACGAGCAGCCGTAACTACATCGGGTTTACCCTTTTGATTTCAGCGGCGACCCGTGACAACCAGCCCAAGCTCGGTGCTGCGCCCACGTCGGGCCTCAACTTCGGCGGGCAGCGCGCCCGCGCCAACAA
Encoded here:
- a CDS encoding carboxypeptidase-like regulatory domain-containing protein; its protein translation is QVNAADLRGVVRDESGRVIAGAQVTAREKRTNFTRTVTTNDAGVYQFVALPPGGYELSVEAPDFSRLLVSEFTLTVGAALDLDLVLRVGKTTEEEVVQADSQGIELSRTSLAETVNQRAINNLPTSSRNYIGFTLLISAATRDNQPKLGAAPTSGLNFGGQRARAN